The window AACGCGTCGACCGGCCCGGTGTAGATCAGGTGCCGGTGCGCGATGACCGGCAGGACCTCGCGGTAATCGGTGTTCAGCAGCACGGGAATGCCGCGCAGGAGGTTCTGGAACAGCCGCGTGTACCCGTGCCGGGGCATCGCCTGGTACGTGTCCGTGAAGTACCGGTCGTCGCGGGTGGTGCGGGTGGGCACGCGCGCGGTGACGCTGGCATCCAGCTCGCTGGGATCAAGCCCCCACTGCTTGTGGGTGTACCCCTGGAAGAACTTGCGGTACAGATCACGCCCGATCTTGGACACGACCACGTCCTCGCTGGTGCGCACCTGCTCGACCGGTTCCGCGCGGGACGCGAAGAATTCCTCCAGTTCAAAGGACGTGAGGTTCAGGCCGTACAGGGCGTTCACGGTGTCGAGGTTGATGGGCATCGGGACGAGCTGCCCGTCCACGCTGGCCCGCACGCGGTGCTCGTAGGGCCGCCACTCGGTGAAGCGCGAGAGGTACGCGAACACGTCCGCCGAGTTCGTGTGGAAGATGTGCGGCCCGTACGGGTGAATCAGGACGCCCGCGTCATCGTAGGTGTCATAGGCGTTCCCGCCGACGTGGGCGCGGCGCTCCACGACCAGCACCCGGCAGCCCGCGCTGCGCAGCTGCTCGGCCAGCACGCTGCCCGCGAACCCCGCGCCGACAATCAGGTAATCGTATGGCTCAGCGGCTGGCCCGGCCTCCGGGCTCACGCGCGCCCCGAACGGACCGCTGCGGCTGCCCGCTCGGCCCGGACCTGCGCGGCCGCATCCAGCTGCCGCTGCATGTCCGCCCACGTCCTGCCCCACGAGAGCGTGCTCAGGTACGCGTCTGCCCGCGCGCGCCGGTCCTCGCCGCCGGGCGTGCCCGCCTCGGCCAGGGCGGCGCCGCACGCGGCACTGAACGCCTCGGCGCCGTCCGCGACCCGCACGAGGTCCTGCTGCCCGTACGGCCGGATCACGTCGCGGATGCCGGTCGACACGACCGGCAGGCCCGCCGCGAGGTACTCGGGGGTCTTGGTCGGCGAGATGAACGTCGTGGCGTCATTGTGCGCGAAGGGCAGCAACCCAGCGTCCCAGTGCGCCATGAACGCCGGCAGGTCCGCGTACGCCTGCATGCCGACGTAGTGCAGGTTGGGCGCCTGCGGCAGGTCCTCCGGGCTGATCTTCACGACCGGGCCGATCATCACGATCTGCCACTCCGGGTGCCGCGCGGCCAGGTCGCCCAGCAGCGCGGTGTCCAGCCGCTCATCAATCACCCCGGCGAACCCCAGGCGCGGGCGGGGCAGGTCCCGCTGCGCTGCCGGGTCATCCAGATCGGTGCGCGCCGCGTGAAAGTGCGCGGTGTCCACGCTGGACGGGAAGGGATGCGCGTTCGGATGCTGCTCGCGCTTGGCCTCGTACAGGCGGTGCCCGCCGGTGAAGACCACGTCCGCGCGGTCCAGGAGCGCCGCCTCCCGCACGCGCAGTTCGGGCGGCGCGCCACGGAACAGGCTGAGTTCATCCATGCAGTCGTACACCGTCAGGCGGGGGCGCAGCAGGGCCGCGACCGGGTATTCCATGGGCGTGTACACCCACAGGTCGTACTCCTGCACGCCCGCCTCCTGCACGAGGTTCCGCAGCAGCCGCGCCGTGCGGGCCTGCGACTCGGCCGGTGAGTGCCCGATCTCGATGTGCGGCACGCACACGTGCACGTTCGGCTGGACCTCCTGCACGTCCAGGTGATCGTCGTGCTGGCCGAAGATGGGTTCCTCGATGAAATAGACGGCGCGGTCGGCGGCGGCCTGCGTCATCAGATGCTGGGGCCGCTGGAACACGAAATTCCAGCGGAGGTGGGACAGAACAAGCAGGGCCGGCTGGGTGATGCGACTCATGGAGCCTCCTGAAAAGGGTCAAGCGGGCGCCAGCGCGCAGAGGAGCTGGCGTCGCCGGGTGGAGGCGGAATTTCCCGGACTCTAGCTCTGCCGTTCTGGTGCAAACGTAGCCATTGGTGCCGAATGACGACAGCGGGCCGGGTGTGTGAAGGTCGCGTTCAGGTTGAGGTTTCAGGCCTGCCCTGGACGCGCGCTTCGTCCCACAGCAGGTCGGTCGCTCCCAGCGGTCCACGGTGCAGTAACCACTGTGCGAGGGTCCCCAACGCGCGGCCCGGGTCCTGAGCGCCAGGTTCCAGACCGGCAACCAGCTGCCTGGCGCGCCCCGCCGCCTCACCGGTCAGCTGCTCGGCCACGGCCACGGCGGCCAGCGTGTCCTGCGGCGCCCGGTCCGGCATGCCCCTCGCGGCGGCCAGAACGGCCTGCCAGGCGCCCTCCTGCGCCGCCACCGCCCGCGCCAGCCTCCCCACGGCCGGGTCGTGCGCCGGGACGGCCTGCGCGCGCAGCTGCCCCCGGACCTGCTCGGTCACGTCATCGGCCGCGCCCAGTCGCGCCGCCAGTCCCCGCAGGGCCAGCACCGCCGCGTCCCCGGTGACCTGATCCGCCAGTGGGGCGTCAGGACGACCGGCAGGCCCGGACACCCGCAGGCTGGCCGCGGTGCCCCCCGGGGCCGGTGTGCCGCGCCCTGCCGCAGCCAGTTCAGCCGTCGCTGGCTGGCCGCCAGGGCCGCTCCGGGCGTCTGGCAGGCCGCACGGCCACTGGCGCCCCAACCACTGGGCGGCCTCCAGGTGCGCGCGGCCCACCAGGCGCAGCGTCCGGAGGCGGTCCTGTTCGGACCCCTGACCCGCCAGTCCGGTCAGCCCGGCGCGCCGCAGGGTCACGGCGGCCTGATCCAGAGTGCCGCCCCTGGCCGCGCTGAGATCCGCCAGTGCCGCGGCCAGGTGGCGGTCCGGGTCGGCGGTCAGCTCGGCCCCGCGCGCCTGCTCGTCCCGGCTCTGCTGCTCCTGCACCTGGGCGTCCCGCAGGGCGTCCAGCAGCGGCGCGTGCACCGGGCGGTACCCGTCCCGGTCCGGGTAGTCCCACAGGCCGTTGTGACAGTGGCGGTCGTCGTCCCAGCCCGGGTGGTTCACGACCGGGTACAGGCACACGCCGTGCACCGGCACGCCCTGGGCGCGCGCCTGCAGCGCCTCGGCCGCCACCCGCCGGAACCACGGCGCGCGCGCGTCATCCTCGGCGCCGGTCTCAGCGACCAGCAGGGGGCGGCCGTACCGGGCGTGCAGTTCGGCCAGCAGCGCCGACAGGGGCCGGTACGCGGCGTGCTCGGGCGGCAGCACCTCGCGCTGCTCATGCTCGGGGTGATGCCGCCACTGGTTGTACGGGTAGAAGTTCGCGCCGATGACGTCCAGGTAGCGGGGGTGGCCGCCCAGTTCCGGGTTCAGCCGGCCGCTGAGCATGTCCAGCGCCTCGAACTGCGCCTCGTGCATGGCCCGGGCGGTCAGGTCCTCCGCGGGCCGCTGCGGGTCGGGCGCCACGTGAATGAGCGGCTCGGCGTGCAGGAAGCGCGCGGTGGGCAGCACGTCACGCGCGGCGTCCATGCCCGCCAGGACCGCCCGGACCAGCGCCCGCTTGAGCCGCGCACCCTGATCCCGCGCGAACGGGTTGAGGTACCCGACCTCGCCGCCCGCCCAGGCAAAAAAGGACAGTTCGTTGATGGGGCACAGCCACACCGGTGTGGGCGGGTGCAGCGGCGACGCCTGCGCCGCGTGCCCCAGGTAGGCGGCGCACTCACGCGCGTACCGGGCAAACCGGGCGGGGAAGTCCGGCGCGAACACGTCCACGTGGTCCGGCACGCCGTAGTGCAGCAGGTCCCAGATGACCTGCACGCCCGAGTCCTGCGCGGCCTGCACCTGCGCCTGCGCGGACGAGAAGTCGAAAGTGCCGGGCTGGCGTTCAATGAGCGGCCAGCGCAGCCCGTCGCGCGCGCCGAGCAGGCCCGCGGCGCGCAGGCGGGCGTAGTCCTCTGCGGCGAAGTGATCGTGCCGGGTCGCGTCGATCACGTCCACCCGGCGGCCCGAGGGCCGGCGGTGGGCGCTGCATTCAAAGCCTCCCAGGAAAAAGGAGGGCAGCAGGGTGGATGACACGGCGCCCAGCATTGCACGCACCTGTAAGGCGACACTGCGGCGCGCGCCGCGCCGGCCAACACCGTTTCTTTAGGAAGGCCTCAGGGCCCGCGGTTATGGATGAGCTTGGTGGGAAACGTTGCATCTGCACGCCAAGAACCGCGCCTACGCTGACCGCCATGACCTGCACCCCAGCACTGGACGAACTGCATGAGCACTGATGACCGCGCGGCGGTCGAGGCGGCCCTGCGCGGCCCTGCGGTGACGCCCCCCACCCGCGCGGCGCTGCTGGCCCGCTTAAACGCCCGCTACGATCGGCAGTACTTCACGCCCGCCGAGTTCGGGCAGCTGCGCGCGGCCGCCGTGCGCCTCGTGCCGCACGACCCGGCCGAGCTGGACCTGGCTGGACTCGTGGACGACCGCCTGCACGCGGGCCGCACGGACGGCTGGCGGTACGCGGACAGCCTCCCGGACGGCGACGCCTACCGCGCCCTGCTGGCGGCCCTCCCGGCTGACTTTGCCACGCTGGCGCCCGGCGCGCAGGATGAGGCGCTGCGCGCCGTCCAGACCCGCCTGCCCCGCGCGTTCGAGGACCTGCTGGCTGAACTGGTCGAGGGCTTCGTGTCGCACCCCCTGACGAGCTACCGCTTCGGGTACGCGGGCTTCATGGACGCGCCCGGCTGGCCGCAGGTCGGGCCGAACGAACTGGAAGACCGGGAGGCGCAGTATGGCCGCTGAGTCGCGCGGGGCCCTCCCCGCAGCGCCGGACGTGCTGGTCATCGGCACCGGTGCTGGCGGCGCGCCGCTCCTGGCGCGGCTGGCCCAGGCGGGCCTGCGGGTCGTGGCGCTGGAAGCCGGGGAGCGCCACCCGCCCGGCGGGATCGCCACGGACGAGGTCGCGCAGGCGGGCCTGTTCTGGATGGATGAGCGCCTCGCGGCGGGCGGCGACCCGGTGGGCTTCGGGCGCAACAATTCCGGCCGGGGCGTGGGCGGCAGCACGCTGCACTTCACGGCGTACACCCCGCGCGCCCACCCGGACGACTTCACGCTGCGCCGCGACACCGGCCAGGGCGTGGACTGGCCCTTCGGGTACGACGAGCTTGAACCCTACTACGACGAGGTCGAGCAGTTTATTGGCGTGTCCGGTCCCGCCGAGTATCCGTGGGGCGGGCCGCGCACCACGCCGTACCGGCACCCGCCGCTGCCCCTGAACGGCGCGGCCCGGCTGATGGAACGCGCCTGCGCGGAGGTCGGCCTGCGCACCAGCCCCGCGGCGAACGCCGCCCTGAGCCGCCCGCAGGAGCAGGCGGGGTTCGGCGTGCGGCCTGCCTGCACGAACCGCGGCTTCTGCCAGGCGGGCTGCTCGACCGGCGCGAAGGCCAGCCTGGACGTGACGTACCTCGCGCTGGCCGAGCAGCACGGGGCCGTCATCGTGGACGGCGCGCAGGTCACGGCCCTGCTCACGGACGCCAGCGGCCGGGTGCGCGGCGCGCGGTTCGTCCGTGCGGGCCGCGAGGAGACGCTGGAGGCCGGCACGGTCGTCCTGGCGGCCGGCGCGATTGAAACGCCCCGGCTGCTGCTGCGGCAGAACCTCGCGAACTCGTCCGGGCAGGTGGGCCGGAACTTCATGGCGCACGTGGGCGTGCAGGTGTGGGGCCTCGTCGAGGACGACCTGCGCCCCTACAAGGGCATTCCCGGCGGGCTGATCAGCGAGGACACGCACCGCGTCGACGGCGTGGTGGGCGGGTACCTGCTTCAGTCCCTGGGCGTGATGCCCGTCACGTACGCCACGCAGTTCGCGCGCGGCACCGGCACGTGGGGGCCCGCGCTGATCGACCACCTGAGCCGCTACAACCACGTGGCGGGCATCAACGTCCTGGGCGACTGCCTGCCCTACGCGCACAACTACCTGGAACTCTCGGATGAACTGGACGCCCGGGGGCTGCCCAAGCCGCGCGTGCACTTCACGTTCGGCGAGAACGAAAGGCGCATGAGCGCCCACGCCGAGGCCCTCATGCGGGACCTGTGGGCGCGCGCCGGGGCGCGGGACGTGTGGGCGCTGCCGCGCGCCGCGCACACCATCGGCACTGCCCGCATGGGCGAGGACCCTTCCAGCAGCGTGATCGACCCTGTGGGCCGCGCGCACGACACGCCGGGCCTGTGGATCTGCGACAACTCCACCTTCCCCAGTGCCCTGGCCGTCAACCCGGCCCTGACGCAGATGGCGCTGAGCCTGCGCACCGCCGACGCCCTGATCACCCACCTCAAGGAGACCGCGTGACCCCCTCTGACCCCCACCGACCCGGCCCGGACACGCTGGCCGGGACTGCCGCAACACACACACCTGAAGGCCAGACCAGCACCGAGCCGCCCATCCCGCCGACCCTTCCGCAGCCGCGCGCGCAGCAGGTCGGGTACGCCGTGCTGGGTCTGGGGGAACTGACCCTGGATGAACTGCTGCCCGCGTACGCCACCGCCGGCCGCTCGCGCCTGGCGGCCGTGGTCAGTGACGATCATGACAAGGCCGTGCAGTCGGCCCTGGCGTACGGCCTGAGTGAGGCGGACGCGTACTCCTACGACACCTTCGAGGCGCTGGCCGGGCGGGACGACGTGCAGGCGGTGTACATCGTGCTGCCCAACACCCTGCACCGCGAGTACACCGAGCGGGCCGCCCGCATCGGCAAGCACGTCCTGTGCGAGAAACCCCTGGCGGGCAGCGTGGAGGACGCCGAGGCGATGGTCCGCGCCTGCCGTGGCGCCGGGGTGTACCTGATGACCGCGTACCGCTGTCAGTACACGCCCGTTCACTGGCGCGCCCGCGACCTCGTGCAGAGCGGCGAGCTGGGCGCCGTGAAACTCATTCACGCCGTGAACGTCCAGGTGGAACCCGACGAGGGGCAGTGGCGCCTCCGGCGGGACCTGGCCGGGGGCGGCAGCCTGCTGGATGTGGGCCTGTACTGCATCAACACTGTCCGCTTCCTGCTGGGCACCGAGCCCCTTGAGGTCACGGCCCGCACCCACAGCACGCCCGGCGACCCGCGCTTCACGGAGGTCGAGGAGAGCGTCAGCTTCCAGCTGGCCTTCCCGGGTGGCGTCCTCGTGAGCTGCTCGTGCTCGTACGGCGCGGCCCACGCCCGCACCCTGGACGTGTACGGCGCCCAGGGCCGCCTCAGCCTCGACCCGGCCTTCGACTACACAGACCTGCGCCTGCGGGTGCACACGCCCGACACCATCACCGAACACCGCCTGAAGGAGAGTGACCAGTTCACGCTGGAAATCGATCACTTCTCCCGCTGCATCCAGGAACGCCGCGGTCCCTTCACGCCCGGCGAGGAGGGCCTGCAGGACGAACGCATCATGGCCGCGATCTACCAGAGTGCCCGCGAGGGGCGCCCGGTGCCCCTGGACGAACACCCGGGACGGGACGTGTTCCGCGGCGCGCCGCCCGAGCGGCCCCTCATGGAGCGCGCCTGACATGCCGCCCCTGAGTTTCCTCACCACCGCCGAGCGGCTGAAGGTCAAAGTCGGCGGGCAGAAGATCTACGCGGGTGACGAGTTCGGCGGCGCGCGCGGCGCGACCGGTCAGGGCCGCCCGAACGGCAGCCCCCGCAACTTCATGTTCGCCACCGGCATCGAATGCTCGTACCCGAAGATCGCGGGCGGCGTGCGGCGCGACCAGCTGCGCGAATGCGGTCACTACGAACACTGGGAGCAGGATTTCGACCTCGTGCAGGGCCTGGGTATCCAGTACCTCCGCTACGGCCTGGCGTTCCATGAGATCTGCACCGGCCCCGGCGAGTACGACTGGGCGCGCGCGGACGAACTGATGGGCGGCCTGCGTGCGCGCGGCATCACGCCCATCCTGGACCTGATGCACTTCGGGCTGCCCGACTGGCTGGGTGACTACCAGAACCCGGAGCTGCCCGTGCACTTCGCTGCGTACGCGGGCGAGGTGGCCCGCCGCTACAGCTGGGTGCGCTTCTTCACGCCCGTCAACGAGATCTACGTCACGGCCCGCTTCAGCGGTCTGGACGGCCTGTGGAACGAGCGGCTGCGCTCGCAGCGGGCCTTCATCACGGCGCTGAAGCACGCGGCGGCTGCCAGTATTCTGGCCTGCCACGCGATCGTGCGGGAACGGCCCGACGCGGTCATCGTGCAGTCCGAGAGTGCCGAGTTCCTGCACGACGCGCAGGCCGAGCCGCGCGAGGACATCACGCTGCACAACAAGCTCAGCTGCCTGTCCATGGACCTGCTGTACGCCCATCCACCCGACGCGGACGTGTACCGTCACATCCGCGCCCACGGCCTGCGCGCCGACGAGTACGACTGGTTCATGGCGGGCAAGCAGCCCGGGCATCAGGTGATCGGCAGCGACTACTACGGCCGCAACGAACGCATCGTCCTGCCCGACCGCACGGAGGTCGGCGCGGAGGACATTCTGGGCTGGCGCACCTTGATGCGCCGCCTGTTCGAACGCTACCGGCACCCGGTCATGCACACCGAGACCAATACCTTCGACGCGGAACGCAACCCCGCCTGGATGTGGAAACAGTGGATGCACGTCCTGCAACTGCGGCGCGAGGGCGTCCCCGTGCTGGGCTTCACGTGGTACTCCCTGACGGACCAGATCGACTGGGACACCGCGCTGGCCGAGCACAACGGCCGCGTCAACCCGGTCGGCCTGTACGACCTGGCCCGCCGTCCCCGCCCCGTGGAAGGCGCCTACCGCAGTCTTCTGGAGCAGTTCGGGCAGATCGCCCTGGCACCCCTCGGGGAGATCTTCGAACTCAGCGGCGAGCCCGCCTCGCTGAAAGTCCAGCGGTGACGGGCCCTGCCGTCCTCGTGCACGGCTTCGGCACGTCCAGCCACATGTGGCGGCCCGTGGTGGCCGGGCTGCGCGGCGCCCTCACCCCGGACCTGCCGGGCTTTGGGAGGGCGGCCGCGCAGGGCCAGCCGGGTCAGGGCACGGCGGACATGGCCGCCGCCCTGGCCGGGTACCTGCGGGACCGGCCGCCCGTCACGCTGGTCGGGCACTCTATGGGCGGCAAGGTCGCCCTGCTCGTGGCGGCCCGCTGGCCGGACCGCGTGGCCCGGCTGATCCTGGTCGCGCCCTCTCCGCCCACCCCGGAACCCATGCCGGACGAGGGACGCGCCGCCCTGCGCGCCGCTCACGGCGACGCCGCGGCCCTGCGGCGGCAGTACGCGCAGATCACCCGGCAGCCGCTGGAGGACCAGGACTTGGCCCAGCTGATCCGCGACGGTCAGCGTGCCAGTCCGGACGCCTGGGTGGCCTGGCCGGACGTCGGCAGCCGCGAGGATATTCACGCGCTCACCACGGACCTGCGGCCGCCCGTCACGGTCCTCTTCTCCGAGGATGACCCCGCGATCCGCCCGGACGTGATCCGCCGCGAGGTGCTGGCCCGCCTGCCCCACGCGCAGGCGCGGCCGGTCAGCGGCAGCGGGCACCTCCTGCCGCTGGAACGGCCGGACCTGGTGCTGGCCGCCCTGCGGGACGCGGGCGCCTAACCTGCCGTAGGACCGCACCCAATTGCGTTTCCCCACCGACCGTTGAGCCCCCCTTTACACGCCGTCTGGCCCGCGCGGGCGCCCGGTACTCTGCCCCTATGAGTCGAAACGAGATCCTCAAAGGCGCGCTGATCGGCGCGGTCGCCGGACTGGCCGGAGCCTTCGTGAAGGCTCAGGTCGAGCCGCCACTCCAGCGGCTGACCGAACACCACTTCCCGCCCACCCCAGCCGAGAAGAAGATGACGGGCGCCGACCCGATCGGCCGTCAGGATCACATGCCACCCGCCGAGATGATCCAGGCCGCCGCCGACGCCACCGGACACGACATCAGCAAGAAGGAGAAGCTGGAAGCGCAGCAGGTCATTCACTACGCCATGGGCGCCGCCCTCGGCGCCGCGTACGGCGCGCTGGCCGCCGCCAACCCCCGCGTCTCCTGGGGGGCCGGCGTGCCCGCCGGCGCGGTCATGTACGGCCTCACCCACGCGACCGCCGTGCCCGCCACCGGCTTCCAGGCGTGGCCGTGGCAGCTGCCCCTCGCGGCCGTCCTGTGGGAGGCCGGATCGCACCTCGCCTTCGGCCTAACCACCGACCTGACCCGCCGGGGCCTCACCGCCCTTGACCCCACCGAATAGGTCCAGCGTGCCCAGGGCCAGTGCGAGCTGAACCGGCTGGCCAGTGAACAGGCGGTACGGCGAAGGCCGCACCTGTTTGCCGCAGTAGGGGAAGCACAGAGCGGCCGCCCGGGCATACCCCCGGGCGGCCGCCTGCTCTCTGTACGGTCGGCACAGCAATTAATGAATCTGTCCAGGGTCCGGCCGGTCGGCTGGTTCAGTCGGCGGCGTGCAGGGCCGGGGCGTGGCGGTCGAGGCGGACGCTGAGCAGGGTCAGGAGCAGGCCGCCTGCGACGAACAGCGCGCCGATCCAGGGAGTGGCGGCCAGGCCCAGGGCGCTGCTGACGACCAGCCCACCGATGAAGGCACCCGCGGCAATGCCGAGGTTGAACGCGGCGATGTTCAGGGCGCTGGCGACGTCCACGCCGCCGGGCGTGAAGTGTTGCGCGAGCTGCACGACGTACACCTGTAGGCCCGGGACGTTCGCGAAGGCCAGGGCGCCCATCAGGAACAGGGTGATCACGGCGAGGACGGGGTGCGGGGCGGTGAAGGTGAAGGCGAGCAGCACGAGCGCCTGCGCGAGGAACAGCGTGGTCAGCGCCCGGACGGGGTCGCGGTCGGCCATCTTCCCGCCGATGACGTTGCCGATGGCGATGGCGACGCCGTACACGAGCAGCAGGACGCTGACCATGCCCGCGCTGAAGCCGCTGATGGTTTCCAGGACGCTGCCGAGGTACGTGAAGGTGACGAAGGTGCCGCCGTATCCGAGGGCGGTCATGGCGAACACGAGCAGAAGGCGGGGGTGGACGAGCACGCGGGCCTGCTGGGTCAGGGTGGTGACTTCCCCACGGGGGAGGGTGCGGGGCAGCAGGGCGGCGGTGGCAATCAGGGAGACGACGCCCAGGGCGGTAATGATCCAGAAGGTGGCGCGCCAGCCGAGTTCCTGGCCGACCCAGGTGCCGACGGGGACGCCGATGGCGGTGGCGAGGGTCAGGCCCGCGAACATGGTGGCGATGGCGCTGGCGCGTTTTTCGGGGGCAACGAGGCCGGCGGCGATGGTGCTGCCGACGCTGAAGAACACGCCGTGTGCCAGGGCGCTGAGGATGCGGGCGGTCATCAGGAGGGCGTAGGTGCCGGACAGGGCGGCGGCGACGTTGGCGGCGGTGAAGAGGGCCATCAGGCCGAGGAGCAGGTGGCGACGGGGGAGGCGGCCGGTCAGGGCAGTGAGGACCGGCGCGCCGATGGCGACGCCCAGGGCGTAGCCGCTGACGAGGAGTCCGGCGCTGGGAACGCTGACGTGCAGGTCGGCGGCGATGGTGTTGAGCAGGCCGACGATGACGAATTCGGTGGTGCCGATGGCGAAGGCGCTGATGGCCAGGGCGAGCAGGGCTGGGGGCATGGGGGTCTCCTGGAATGGGGTGAGGCAGCCGCGAGGGCTCAGGGCTGCTAGAGTATTTGCACAAGCAATGCTTGCATCTGCAAGTAAATTAGACTTGAAGGTCCACACTGTCAACCCCCACCCTGGAGCCACATGACCACCGACCTCGAAACCCGCTGGCAGACCCTCGACCACGAGTGGCAGACCATCAGCCGCGCCCTCGAACACGCCCTGAACACCCACCACGACCTCAGCCTCAGCGAATACCGCGTCCTCGCCGCGCTGGAAGCCAAACACGACCACCACCACCGCATGCAGGTCCTCGCCGACCTCGCCGGCCTCTCCCAGAGCGCCACCACCCGCCTCGTCGC of the Deinococcus radiotolerans genome contains:
- the glf gene encoding UDP-galactopyranose mutase, whose amino-acid sequence is MSPEAGPAAEPYDYLIVGAGFAGSVLAEQLRSAGCRVLVVERRAHVGGNAYDTYDDAGVLIHPYGPHIFHTNSADVFAYLSRFTEWRPYEHRVRASVDGQLVPMPINLDTVNALYGLNLTSFELEEFFASRAEPVEQVRTSEDVVVSKIGRDLYRKFFQGYTHKQWGLDPSELDASVTARVPTRTTRDDRYFTDTYQAMPRHGYTRLFQNLLRGIPVLLNTDYREVLPVIAHRHLIYTGPVDAFFDHCYGPLPYRSLRFQHETHPVAQFQPTGTVNYPNDYAYTRVSEFKHITGQEHAQTSVVYEFPQAQGDPYYPVPRPENAELYRRYEALARTRTDVTFVGRLATYRYYNMDQVVAQALTTARRLLSREEAAPVT
- a CDS encoding glycosyltransferase family 1 protein, whose protein sequence is MSRITQPALLVLSHLRWNFVFQRPQHLMTQAAADRAVYFIEEPIFGQHDDHLDVQEVQPNVHVCVPHIEIGHSPAESQARTARLLRNLVQEAGVQEYDLWVYTPMEYPVAALLRPRLTVYDCMDELSLFRGAPPELRVREAALLDRADVVFTGGHRLYEAKREQHPNAHPFPSSVDTAHFHAARTDLDDPAAQRDLPRPRLGFAGVIDERLDTALLGDLAARHPEWQIVMIGPVVKISPEDLPQAPNLHYVGMQAYADLPAFMAHWDAGLLPFAHNDATTFISPTKTPEYLAAGLPVVSTGIRDVIRPYGQQDLVRVADGAEAFSAACGAALAEAGTPGGEDRRARADAYLSTLSWGRTWADMQRQLDAAAQVRAERAAAAVRSGRA
- a CDS encoding glycosyl transferase family 1 codes for the protein MSSTLLPSFFLGGFECSAHRRPSGRRVDVIDATRHDHFAAEDYARLRAAGLLGARDGLRWPLIERQPGTFDFSSAQAQVQAAQDSGVQVIWDLLHYGVPDHVDVFAPDFPARFARYARECAAYLGHAAQASPLHPPTPVWLCPINELSFFAWAGGEVGYLNPFARDQGARLKRALVRAVLAGMDAARDVLPTARFLHAEPLIHVAPDPQRPAEDLTARAMHEAQFEALDMLSGRLNPELGGHPRYLDVIGANFYPYNQWRHHPEHEQREVLPPEHAAYRPLSALLAELHARYGRPLLVAETGAEDDARAPWFRRVAAEALQARAQGVPVHGVCLYPVVNHPGWDDDRHCHNGLWDYPDRDGYRPVHAPLLDALRDAQVQEQQSRDEQARGAELTADPDRHLAAALADLSAARGGTLDQAAVTLRRAGLTGLAGQGSEQDRLRTLRLVGRAHLEAAQWLGRQWPCGLPDARSGPGGQPATAELAAAGRGTPAPGGTAASLRVSGPAGRPDAPLADQVTGDAAVLALRGLAARLGAADDVTEQVRGQLRAQAVPAHDPAVGRLARAVAAQEGAWQAVLAAARGMPDRAPQDTLAAVAVAEQLTGEAAGRARQLVAGLEPGAQDPGRALGTLAQWLLHRGPLGATDLLWDEARVQGRPETST
- a CDS encoding gluconate 2-dehydrogenase subunit 3 family protein codes for the protein MSTDDRAAVEAALRGPAVTPPTRAALLARLNARYDRQYFTPAEFGQLRAAAVRLVPHDPAELDLAGLVDDRLHAGRTDGWRYADSLPDGDAYRALLAALPADFATLAPGAQDEALRAVQTRLPRAFEDLLAELVEGFVSHPLTSYRFGYAGFMDAPGWPQVGPNELEDREAQYGR
- a CDS encoding GMC family oxidoreductase gives rise to the protein MAAESRGALPAAPDVLVIGTGAGGAPLLARLAQAGLRVVALEAGERHPPGGIATDEVAQAGLFWMDERLAAGGDPVGFGRNNSGRGVGGSTLHFTAYTPRAHPDDFTLRRDTGQGVDWPFGYDELEPYYDEVEQFIGVSGPAEYPWGGPRTTPYRHPPLPLNGAARLMERACAEVGLRTSPAANAALSRPQEQAGFGVRPACTNRGFCQAGCSTGAKASLDVTYLALAEQHGAVIVDGAQVTALLTDASGRVRGARFVRAGREETLEAGTVVLAAGAIETPRLLLRQNLANSSGQVGRNFMAHVGVQVWGLVEDDLRPYKGIPGGLISEDTHRVDGVVGGYLLQSLGVMPVTYATQFARGTGTWGPALIDHLSRYNHVAGINVLGDCLPYAHNYLELSDELDARGLPKPRVHFTFGENERRMSAHAEALMRDLWARAGARDVWALPRAAHTIGTARMGEDPSSSVIDPVGRAHDTPGLWICDNSTFPSALAVNPALTQMALSLRTADALITHLKETA
- a CDS encoding Gfo/Idh/MocA family protein is translated as MTPSDPHRPGPDTLAGTAATHTPEGQTSTEPPIPPTLPQPRAQQVGYAVLGLGELTLDELLPAYATAGRSRLAAVVSDDHDKAVQSALAYGLSEADAYSYDTFEALAGRDDVQAVYIVLPNTLHREYTERAARIGKHVLCEKPLAGSVEDAEAMVRACRGAGVYLMTAYRCQYTPVHWRARDLVQSGELGAVKLIHAVNVQVEPDEGQWRLRRDLAGGGSLLDVGLYCINTVRFLLGTEPLEVTARTHSTPGDPRFTEVEESVSFQLAFPGGVLVSCSCSYGAAHARTLDVYGAQGRLSLDPAFDYTDLRLRVHTPDTITEHRLKESDQFTLEIDHFSRCIQERRGPFTPGEEGLQDERIMAAIYQSAREGRPVPLDEHPGRDVFRGAPPERPLMERA
- a CDS encoding family 1 glycosylhydrolase codes for the protein MPPLSFLTTAERLKVKVGGQKIYAGDEFGGARGATGQGRPNGSPRNFMFATGIECSYPKIAGGVRRDQLRECGHYEHWEQDFDLVQGLGIQYLRYGLAFHEICTGPGEYDWARADELMGGLRARGITPILDLMHFGLPDWLGDYQNPELPVHFAAYAGEVARRYSWVRFFTPVNEIYVTARFSGLDGLWNERLRSQRAFITALKHAAAASILACHAIVRERPDAVIVQSESAEFLHDAQAEPREDITLHNKLSCLSMDLLYAHPPDADVYRHIRAHGLRADEYDWFMAGKQPGHQVIGSDYYGRNERIVLPDRTEVGAEDILGWRTLMRRLFERYRHPVMHTETNTFDAERNPAWMWKQWMHVLQLRREGVPVLGFTWYSLTDQIDWDTALAEHNGRVNPVGLYDLARRPRPVEGAYRSLLEQFGQIALAPLGEIFELSGEPASLKVQR
- a CDS encoding alpha/beta fold hydrolase, which encodes MTGPAVLVHGFGTSSHMWRPVVAGLRGALTPDLPGFGRAAAQGQPGQGTADMAAALAGYLRDRPPVTLVGHSMGGKVALLVAARWPDRVARLILVAPSPPTPEPMPDEGRAALRAAHGDAAALRRQYAQITRQPLEDQDLAQLIRDGQRASPDAWVAWPDVGSREDIHALTTDLRPPVTVLFSEDDPAIRPDVIRREVLARLPHAQARPVSGSGHLLPLERPDLVLAALRDAGA
- a CDS encoding DUF1440 domain-containing protein; this encodes MSRNEILKGALIGAVAGLAGAFVKAQVEPPLQRLTEHHFPPTPAEKKMTGADPIGRQDHMPPAEMIQAAADATGHDISKKEKLEAQQVIHYAMGAALGAAYGALAAANPRVSWGAGVPAGAVMYGLTHATAVPATGFQAWPWQLPLAAVLWEAGSHLAFGLTTDLTRRGLTALDPTE